The genomic window TATATTTTTATCGCTCTTTATTGAATATAAACCGGATCTCTATCATTGCAGGTTAGCTGTTGATGAAGAAGCTGATTTCCAATTTGTGCGTGAAATATATGAACGCCTTTATATACAAAATCCTCAATTCGCTTTTGCTGAAATTAAAGATTTATTGAGCAAAGAGCCTGAATTGTTAAAAATTAACCATCATATTCAACAAAAACCACTTATCCCATTAGGAGCAGCATATGGTTGAAACAGCACAATTATCAAGATGGCGTGGTGATTTTGGCAACGCCTATATTGAACGCAATGAAGTAACACCTGAAAATCATCAAAAACGTCAAAATGTTTGGCAAGATATTTTAAAAAAAACTTCTTCTTCTGAGGTCAAATCAATTTTAGAAGTTGGATCAAATATTGGCTTAAATATCAGAGCATTAAAAGAGGTTTCTAAAGCAGAACTTTATGCTGTTGAGCCAAATCCGAAAGCCCGTCAACGCATTTTAGATGATAATGTTTTAGATCAACACCATGTTTTAGATGGTTCAGCGTTTGCATTACCTTTTGATGACGCATCAAAAGATTTAGTATTCACCTGTGGTGTTTTAATCCATGTTCATCCTGATGATCTTCAAAAGGCTTGTAATGAAATCTATCGTGTATCAAAAAAATACATCTTAGCGATTGAAATATTTTCAAAAAAATCCGAAGTGATTCATTATCGTGGTTATGACGACATGCTTTTTAAACGTGATTATGGTTTAAAATGGATGGAATTTTATCCTAATTTAAAGCCCATTGCACAAGGATTTTTGTGGCAACCAACAACAAGCATCGACGATTCTGTTTGGTGGTTGTTTGAAAAATAATTTTCTTAGCTATTGTATCTTATGTTCAAATTAATATTTATATGTTAGTGGATTGATCTAGCATTGCAACTCTTTATGAACTTTAAGAAAAGGTATAATACGAATGATGTATGATACATTATGTACAGAATTTTATGATATAGACAAAAAA from Alphaproteobacteria bacterium includes these protein-coding regions:
- a CDS encoding methyltransferase domain-containing protein is translated as MVETAQLSRWRGDFGNAYIERNEVTPENHQKRQNVWQDILKKTSSSEVKSILEVGSNIGLNIRALKEVSKAELYAVEPNPKARQRILDDNVLDQHHVLDGSAFALPFDDASKDLVFTCGVLIHVHPDDLQKACNEIYRVSKKYILAIEIFSKKSEVIHYRGYDDMLFKRDYGLKWMEFYPNLKPIAQGFLWQPTTSIDDSVWWLFEK